The Salvelinus namaycush isolate Seneca chromosome 16, SaNama_1.0, whole genome shotgun sequence genome has a segment encoding these proteins:
- the asb8 gene encoding ankyrin repeat and SOCS box protein 8 encodes MSSTMWYIMQSIQSKYSLSERLIRTIAAIRSFPHDNVEDLIRRGADVNRMHGTLKPLHCACMVADADCVELLLEKGAEVNALDGYNRTALHYAAEKDEGCVELLLEYGAQPNALDGNKDTPLHWAAFKDNPECVRALLESSACPNARDYNNDTPLSWAAMKGNLESVRVLLEYGGQVHVTNLKGQTPISRLVALLARGLGAEQEEECLELLYKAAGRFEIRRADGTLPRELSKDPQLLAKLTSMVAEAPTLRALSRCAVRQSLGVRFLPTAVKELPLPESVKEYLLLRD; translated from the exons ATGAGCTCTACTATGTGGTACATCATGCAATCTATTCaaagtaaatattccctgtccgAGCGGCTCATCCGCACCATTGCTGCCATTCGCTCTTTCCCACACGACAATGTGGAGGATCTTATTCGAAGG GGAGCTGACGTGAACCGTATGCACGGCACTCTGAAGCCCTTGCACTGTGCCTGTATGGTGGCGGATGCCGACTGTGTCGAGTTGTTGTTGGAGAAAGGAGCAGAG GTGAATGCCCTGGACGGCTACAACCGCACAGCGCTGCACTACGCAGCAGAGAAGGACGAGGGCTGTGTGGAACTCCTCCTAGAGTACGGGGCCCAGCCCAATGCATTGGACGGCAACAAGGACACCCCGCTACACTGGGCGGCCTTCAAAGACAACCCGGAGTGCGTCAGGGCTCTGCTGGAGAGCAGTGCCTGCCCCAACGCACGGGACTACAACAATGACACTCCATTAAGCTGGGCCGCCATGAAAGGCAACCTAGAGAGTGTGAGGGTTCTGTtagaatatggaggccaggtccaTGTTACTAACCTAAAAGGCCAGACACCCATCTCTCGCCTGGTGGCCCTACTTGCCAGGGGCCTGGGGGCAGAGCAGGAGGAGGAGTGTCTGGAGCTGCTGTATAAGGCAGCGGGGAGGTTTGAGATCCGCCGGGCAGATGGTACCTTACCCAGGGAGCTCAGTAAGGATCCCCAGCTCCTGGCCAAGCTGACCAGTATGGTGGCTGAAGCACCGACGCTACGCGCGCTGTCACGGTGTGCTGTCAGACAGAGCCTGGGGGTGAGATTCCTCCCCACTGCGGTCAAAGAGCTGCCTTTACCAGAGTCGGTCAAAGAGTACTTACTGCTGAGAGACTGA